From the bacterium genome, one window contains:
- a CDS encoding tetratricopeptide repeat protein, with protein sequence MSTLRRLASRYAVPAALAVLAFAVYWRVGSFPFIHFDDDTYILRNPSLHGGLSFASIRWAFTNWKEIGWLPLTWLSHLLDVSLFGMDAGKQHLVNLLFHVANTLLLFHVLRRTTGKTWESGLVAALFSVHPLHVESVVWVSERKDVLSTFFWMLSLESYARYAERPGVARYGTVVLFFVLGLLSKPMVVTLPLVLLLLDFWPLGRLWPAADSPDEGSVRYSPASPGRLLLEKAPLMLLSAVFCMVTYLSQEGMGAVNPMWATPLWSRAGNALLSYAVYLSKAVWPSKLAVFYPHPGTNLELWKAVSSGLLLCTVTALVVRGAFRRRWLATGWFWFLGTLVPVIGLVQVGGQAMADRYTYVPLIGPFLVAAWGGGELASRWRIPKGMAAGVWLAALAACAWVQTGYWRGTVPLFEHALEVTEDNWIAHFSLGVSATESGRDDEAIARYREAIRIYPAFAAAHNNLGAALLKVGRPDEAIFHIREALRLDPESPDAHNNLGIHLARIGRSDEAIAQYREALRIRPGYAEAHHSLGMELARTGKPDEAIRHLRQAVRSRPDYVEAHNNLGVFLARRGELPEAVSEFREALRLKPDYAAARKNLERAAAGWRR encoded by the coding sequence ATGAGCACCTTGCGCCGCCTTGCTTCCCGATATGCCGTCCCCGCCGCACTGGCGGTTCTGGCCTTCGCCGTCTATTGGAGGGTGGGGTCGTTCCCGTTCATCCATTTCGACGACGACACCTATATTTTACGGAACCCCTCCTTGCATGGGGGGCTTTCGTTCGCCTCGATCCGATGGGCGTTCACGAACTGGAAAGAGATCGGATGGCTCCCCCTGACGTGGCTCTCCCACCTTCTGGACGTCTCCCTGTTCGGTATGGACGCGGGGAAACAGCACCTGGTCAACTTGCTGTTTCACGTGGCGAACACGCTCCTTTTGTTCCACGTATTGCGCAGGACGACAGGGAAAACGTGGGAGAGCGGCCTGGTGGCCGCGTTATTCTCCGTGCATCCGCTGCATGTGGAATCGGTGGTCTGGGTTTCCGAGCGCAAGGATGTCCTGAGCACCTTTTTCTGGATGCTTTCGCTGGAGTCGTACGCCCGGTATGCGGAGCGCCCGGGGGTTGCCCGCTACGGGACGGTGGTCCTGTTCTTCGTCCTTGGGCTTCTGTCCAAGCCGATGGTGGTGACCCTTCCCCTGGTCCTGCTCCTGCTGGATTTCTGGCCGTTGGGTCGCCTCTGGCCGGCGGCGGACTCCCCGGATGAAGGGTCCGTCCGATACTCTCCCGCCTCCCCGGGTCGGCTGCTTCTGGAAAAAGCCCCGCTAATGCTGCTGTCGGCGGTCTTCTGCATGGTCACCTATCTTTCACAGGAAGGGATGGGGGCGGTAAACCCGATGTGGGCAACCCCGCTCTGGTCCAGGGCGGGAAATGCCTTGCTGTCCTACGCAGTCTATCTATCGAAAGCGGTCTGGCCCTCGAAGTTGGCGGTGTTTTACCCTCACCCGGGGACGAACCTGGAGCTGTGGAAAGCGGTGTCGTCCGGGTTGTTGCTGTGCACGGTAACGGCGCTGGTGGTCCGCGGTGCGTTCCGTCGGCGTTGGCTTGCGACAGGCTGGTTCTGGTTCCTCGGGACGCTGGTGCCGGTGATCGGACTGGTCCAGGTGGGCGGGCAGGCCATGGCGGACCGGTACACATACGTTCCCCTGATCGGTCCCTTCCTCGTCGCCGCCTGGGGGGGGGGAGAGTTGGCGTCGCGGTGGAGGATCCCGAAGGGGATGGCGGCCGGGGTCTGGCTCGCCGCGTTGGCGGCATGCGCGTGGGTACAGACCGGTTACTGGCGCGGAACCGTCCCGTTGTTCGAGCACGCCCTCGAGGTGACGGAAGACAACTGGATCGCCCACTTCAGCCTGGGAGTGTCCGCCACGGAATCCGGAAGGGACGACGAGGCGATCGCACGATACCGGGAGGCGATCCGGATCTACCCGGCATTCGCGGCGGCGCACAACAATCTGGGGGCGGCCCTGCTGAAGGTCGGCAGGCCCGACGAGGCGATTTTCCATATCCGGGAAGCGTTGCGGCTCGATCCCGAATCCCCCGATGCGCACAACAACCTGGGAATCCATCTGGCCAGGATCGGTAGGTCCGACGAGGCGATCGCCCAATACCGGGAAGCGCTGCGGATCAGGCCCGGGTATGCGGAGGCGCACCACAGCCTTGGGATGGAACTGGCGAGGACGGGGAAACCCGATGAGGCCATCCGCCACCTGCGGCAGGCAGTCCGGTCGCGGCCCGACTACGTGGAGGCGCACAACAACCTGGGGGTATTTCTCGCGAGAAGGGGGGAGCTGCCCGAGGCCGTGTCCGAATTCCGGGAGGCGCTGCGTCTGAAACCGGACTACGCTGCGGCCCGCAAGAATCTGGAGCGGGCCGCAGCGGGATGGCGACGATGA
- a CDS encoding tetratricopeptide repeat protein, whose amino-acid sequence MKGRILTGRCAIVLLLAGMVVIVYGKTAGYPFVMYDDPLYTVANPFVAKGLTLAGAEWAARTFHAANWHPVTWLSHMMDVSLFGMNAGNHHLVNLLFHMANTLLLFHFLARATGRMWESGLVAALFAIHPLHVESVAWVAERKDVLSTFFLMLTLLAYARYCERPARSRYAAILLFFALGLMSKPMLVTVPFVLLLLDYWPLGRFSPFRSPAGDTGFLPPMQLLREKVPLFVLSGVSCLVTYLAQEKGGAVSTLAVLPGWARGANALLAYAGYLWKTVWPSGLAVYYPHPGTAISVWKVAAAGTFLCWVTAVAVRQARNRPYILVGWLWYLGTLVPVAGFVQVGLQTMADRYTYVPLIGIFIAAAWGMGDLARGWKVPRLAAGIIVFWLAGLAVCAWYQAGFWRDSSSLFTRDLEVTRENWFIRNSLGWSLLREGKDAESIHQFREAIRIRPEYAEAHYNLGKALSRFETIDEAIASFESALRFRPEYAEAHNDLGAALEIKGPAEMAIAHYREALRLRPDFAEVHYNLGRALSLQNAVGEATIHLREAVRLSPEYVEARNNLGVILARQGEYAEAESQFREALRIKPDYAGAQRNLERVLGGMDDAGRKTRR is encoded by the coding sequence ATGAAGGGACGGATACTGACGGGACGATGCGCCATCGTCCTGCTCCTGGCGGGGATGGTCGTCATCGTTTACGGGAAAACCGCCGGTTATCCGTTCGTCATGTATGACGATCCGCTCTACACCGTTGCAAACCCCTTCGTCGCAAAAGGGTTGACCCTCGCGGGGGCCGAATGGGCCGCCAGGACCTTTCACGCCGCCAATTGGCACCCCGTCACCTGGCTGTCCCACATGATGGACGTATCCCTGTTCGGCATGAATGCGGGAAATCATCACCTGGTCAACCTGCTCTTCCACATGGCCAATACGTTGCTCCTGTTCCACTTCCTGGCCCGGGCGACGGGGAGGATGTGGGAAAGCGGCCTGGTGGCGGCGTTGTTCGCCATCCATCCGCTTCACGTGGAATCGGTGGCGTGGGTGGCCGAGCGCAAGGACGTGTTGAGCACGTTTTTCCTGATGCTGACGCTGCTGGCCTATGCGCGCTACTGCGAACGTCCGGCGAGAAGTCGATATGCGGCGATTCTCCTGTTTTTCGCCTTGGGTCTCATGTCCAAACCGATGCTGGTGACGGTGCCTTTCGTCCTCCTGCTCCTGGACTATTGGCCGTTGGGCCGATTTTCGCCCTTCCGGTCACCTGCCGGCGATACGGGTTTTCTCCCGCCGATGCAACTGCTCCGGGAGAAGGTTCCACTGTTTGTCCTCTCCGGCGTCTCCTGCCTGGTCACATATCTTGCGCAGGAGAAGGGGGGTGCCGTCAGCACCTTGGCGGTGCTGCCGGGCTGGGCCCGTGGAGCGAATGCGCTCCTGGCGTATGCGGGGTACCTATGGAAGACCGTGTGGCCCTCGGGACTGGCGGTTTACTATCCTCACCCGGGAACGGCCATTTCCGTGTGGAAGGTGGCGGCCGCGGGGACCTTCCTGTGCTGGGTGACGGCGGTGGCGGTCCGTCAAGCCCGCAACCGACCATACATTTTGGTCGGTTGGCTGTGGTACCTGGGGACGCTGGTGCCGGTGGCCGGTTTCGTACAGGTGGGGCTGCAGACGATGGCGGACCGATATACGTATGTCCCTTTGATCGGGATTTTCATCGCGGCAGCCTGGGGAATGGGGGACCTGGCGCGGGGCTGGAAGGTCCCGAGGCTTGCCGCTGGAATTATCGTGTTCTGGCTCGCGGGTCTGGCGGTTTGCGCCTGGTACCAGGCCGGTTTCTGGCGTGATTCCTCGTCCCTGTTCACGCGGGACCTGGAGGTGACGAGGGAGAACTGGTTTATCCGCAATTCCCTTGGCTGGAGCCTGTTGCGGGAAGGGAAGGACGCCGAGTCGATACACCAGTTCCGGGAAGCCATCCGGATCCGCCCGGAGTACGCGGAGGCTCATTACAATCTGGGCAAGGCGCTGTCCCGCTTTGAGACCATCGACGAGGCGATCGCGAGCTTCGAGAGTGCCCTCCGTTTCCGGCCGGAGTATGCGGAGGCGCACAACGATCTGGGCGCGGCACTCGAGATCAAAGGTCCGGCGGAGATGGCGATTGCGCATTATCGGGAGGCGCTCCGTCTGCGGCCCGACTTCGCGGAGGTGCACTATAATCTGGGGAGGGCGCTTTCCCTGCAGAATGCGGTCGGGGAGGCGACCATCCACCTTCGGGAGGCTGTCCGGCTCTCCCCGGAGTACGTGGAGGCACGGAACAATCTGGGGGTGATCTTGGCGCGGCAGGGGGAGTATGCCGAGGCGGAATCCCAGTTCCGGGAGGCGTTGCGCATAAAGCCGGACTACGCGGGAGCCCAACGAAACCTGGAGCGGGTCCTCGGCGGGATGGATGACGCCGGACGGAAAACGAGGCGATGA
- a CDS encoding tetratricopeptide repeat protein produces MSPLRRIPLHFFISAFLAVMVVAIYWQVGSFPFILLDDEPLLLKNPALQGGLTMEGVRWAFTTDMDAGWIPLTWLSRMLDVTLFGMNAGGHHLVNVLLHLLNTLLLFRVLREATGKTWGSGFVAALFAVHPLHVESVAWVTERKDVLAAFFWMLSLGAYVRYAARPGAARYGAVVLFFALGLLSKPIVVTLPFVLLLLDYWPLRRLWPSPDSPDGPPSGFSPATPGRLVLEKLPLFFLSAAISVITYSSQKGIGAVTPFDSNPLWARAGNAVQSYVLYLRKAVWPSDLAIFYPHPGTNLVPWKTVAAGLVLCLATAWVIRNVRGRRWLAVGWFWYLGMLVPVIGLVQVGGNAMADRCAYLPMIGIYLIAAWGAGELAARFKVPDPATAAAAFVCLLALTTCAWVQAGYWRGSDPLFRRALEVTKENWLAHGSLGLNASLAGRDGEAEVHYREALRIRPYLPDVHNGLGEVLDRQGRTEEAIPNFREELRIQPRFVPAFYNLGVACYRTGKVEEAAACFRETLRILPDHPEAHNNLGVVLSDAGSDDEAIEHFRAALRVRPAYAEAHRNLGMALSRGGALAEATWHLREAVRLRPEAAETRNNLGVLLARQGAFPEAVSEFRETLRLKPDHEGARFNLDRAVFELEKAGRRGD; encoded by the coding sequence ATGAGCCCATTGCGCCGCATTCCCCTTCACTTCTTCATTTCCGCATTCCTTGCGGTGATGGTCGTCGCCATCTACTGGCAAGTGGGATCCTTTCCTTTTATCCTCCTGGACGACGAGCCGCTCCTGCTGAAGAATCCGGCCCTCCAGGGGGGGCTGACGATGGAAGGGGTCCGTTGGGCGTTCACGACGGACATGGATGCCGGCTGGATCCCCCTGACCTGGCTCTCCCGAATGCTGGACGTTACGCTGTTCGGTATGAATGCCGGGGGGCACCACCTGGTAAACGTTCTGCTTCACCTTCTGAACACGCTTCTGCTTTTTCGGGTGCTGCGGGAAGCGACAGGGAAGACGTGGGGGAGCGGGTTCGTTGCGGCGCTGTTCGCCGTACATCCCCTTCACGTGGAATCGGTCGCCTGGGTGACGGAGCGGAAGGATGTCCTCGCGGCCTTTTTCTGGATGCTGTCGCTGGGCGCATATGTGCGCTATGCGGCGCGTCCCGGGGCCGCCCGGTACGGGGCGGTGGTTCTCTTCTTCGCCCTGGGGCTATTGTCCAAGCCGATCGTGGTGACGTTGCCGTTCGTCCTCCTGCTGCTGGACTACTGGCCGTTGCGGCGGCTTTGGCCGTCCCCGGACTCCCCCGACGGTCCCCCGTCGGGATTTTCTCCGGCGACTCCAGGGCGGCTGGTTCTCGAGAAACTTCCCCTGTTCTTCCTGTCCGCCGCGATTTCCGTCATTACGTATTCCTCCCAGAAGGGCATCGGGGCGGTGACTCCCTTCGATTCGAATCCCCTCTGGGCTCGTGCGGGAAATGCGGTGCAATCTTACGTGCTTTACCTCCGGAAGGCGGTGTGGCCGTCCGATCTGGCGATCTTTTATCCTCATCCCGGAACGAACCTGGTCCCTTGGAAGACGGTGGCGGCGGGACTGGTCCTTTGTCTTGCGACTGCGTGGGTGATACGCAACGTCCGCGGGCGACGCTGGCTTGCGGTGGGGTGGTTCTGGTACCTCGGCATGCTGGTGCCCGTCATCGGACTGGTCCAGGTGGGCGGCAACGCGATGGCGGATCGGTGTGCGTACCTGCCGATGATCGGGATCTACCTGATCGCCGCCTGGGGTGCGGGGGAGTTGGCGGCACGATTCAAGGTTCCCGATCCGGCGACCGCCGCGGCCGCATTCGTCTGCCTCCTTGCCCTGACGACCTGCGCCTGGGTCCAGGCGGGGTACTGGCGAGGGTCCGATCCCCTCTTCCGGCGCGCACTCGAAGTGACGAAAGAGAACTGGCTGGCCCACGGTTCCCTCGGCCTGAACGCTTCCCTGGCCGGGAGAGACGGGGAGGCGGAGGTACATTACCGGGAAGCGTTGCGGATCCGGCCCTACCTGCCGGACGTGCACAACGGTTTGGGAGAAGTCCTCGACCGGCAGGGCAGAACGGAGGAGGCAATCCCGAACTTCCGGGAGGAACTGAGGATCCAACCCCGCTTCGTGCCCGCATTCTACAACCTTGGGGTGGCCTGCTACAGGACCGGCAAGGTCGAGGAAGCCGCCGCCTGCTTCCGGGAAACGTTGAGGATCCTGCCCGACCACCCGGAGGCGCATAACAATCTCGGCGTTGTCCTGTCGGACGCCGGGTCGGACGACGAGGCCATCGAGCACTTTCGTGCTGCGTTGCGGGTCCGGCCCGCCTACGCGGAGGCGCACCGAAATCTCGGGATGGCGCTGTCCAGGGGCGGGGCGCTGGCGGAGGCGACGTGGCACCTTCGGGAAGCCGTCCGGCTTCGCCCCGAAGCCGCCGAGACGCGGAACAACCTCGGGGTGCTTCTTGCGCGGCAAGGGGCGTTTCCCGAGGCCGTGTCGGAGTTCCGGGAAACGTTGCGCCTGAAACCGGACCACGAGGGGGCGCGATTCAATCTCGATAGGGCCGTGTTCGAGTTGGAAAAGGCCGGAAGAAGGGGGGATTGA
- a CDS encoding M6 family metalloprotease domain-containing protein, protein MTRRAFAFAALAVYLCFAAAPTVAFPPPRPGLVDPLTQRYRTTGRQVPVLPKEVRQFRRPTPLKGRLPSAPGRTSVAAGVRPLAVDTRTESVIRPLVLLVDFADRPASASPFIASATFDTLFFGSGASDLSVRNYWNEVSYGNFSIQRPSAAVPLNPDVLGWLRAGGTAPGGFPSTVTTFSQIADVNVVNVRQLLADAITSLSAQGFDFSPYVRASDGTFNAVILVHPGTGQEDSGLVGVDPYSHTTQIAPIATAAGTIVDYTIVPAKQYFTDPTPADPLTGIDPNPADDPPIGVGVIVHEMGHLFGLPDLYPTSTVGQILIDNVFSGAGVFDLMAYGMWGNNLLQGPANPAHLSAWSKSRLGWLTPTEVLRSSPRTLRPVEIFPEADLIYSNTRSGDPTQYFLLENRQQSSSLGNWIFDGIGMQGVLIWQIDNVVVDAHIATNDVNDNSAFRGVYVKEADGIPHMGLPIPAGNPNDQAAYYGQQADLFPFPPAGLVFDNTSPSVLVNSRPIVDNTFTNHPFDFGQRVSIVSFSRDGANRMSYAIGISGGGTSVPSWKTINVASTAPPKFPDGMRSDDILSLAFDAGNNVWMGSRSRGIFRFLGSNFDILNTLDGLPSGTPPNEVASIQAMASEIQSGSMWVGTDRGLFKIRDSGAGFRVLSSYTENPPPAGFPVPTGNRILPPGTGSIRALAVRGGFTSGTKPIDLKYAATPVGLIRLDDLDLDSEAVDPVSVILRGNMTAVALDDNGNSTAADDILWAGDASGNVYRSRLPGADGGSATADPRADSQFKLMFTLTGAQVTSFAVDKKGRLWIGTDRSGLQVLDLGETLNPAAPNLRDPLMFDPLGNGTAEAYLNVSRGLASNHVTGIAFQATSDADAVAWVSHLQDSVGTPGGASRFDANASNDDTTVMDERVTVFRPDPAVPLPENQVNGPASTSLSTVVADTAGNVWFGTTVPGAAGASRFGNAGIVSLDKSNYVNTSAIATVTLQDDGLNIDNTVADIAIVHVTSTSDSAGIYLVLEENGPNTGIFEGRFGFTAGSTDGTVTPPLLSIANGGGITVTYVDFDPAGVRRATATWKMVFPFSDSLFIEDFRCFIATAAYDSLMAPEVRTLRAFRDRFLLAVPFGDAVVGLYYRLSPPLARMISDRPALRFPARCLIAPVAMVASIAVGTAAGEKAAILLLFFGITAGGLLLRRRSGGSIRK, encoded by the coding sequence ATGACGAGAAGAGCGTTCGCATTCGCCGCGTTGGCGGTTTACCTTTGCTTTGCGGCGGCGCCGACCGTCGCGTTCCCTCCCCCGCGCCCGGGACTGGTCGATCCGTTGACGCAGCGGTACCGGACCACGGGGCGGCAGGTCCCGGTGCTTCCCAAGGAGGTGCGGCAGTTCCGCCGGCCGACCCCGCTGAAAGGGAGGCTCCCGTCGGCGCCGGGACGGACATCCGTTGCCGCGGGGGTTCGCCCCTTGGCGGTGGACACGCGCACGGAGTCCGTCATCCGGCCCCTCGTCCTCCTGGTCGATTTCGCGGACCGTCCCGCTTCCGCCTCCCCTTTCATCGCAAGTGCGACGTTCGACACGCTCTTCTTCGGCAGCGGTGCCTCCGACCTGAGCGTGCGGAACTACTGGAACGAGGTGTCGTACGGGAATTTCTCGATCCAGCGCCCCTCGGCGGCGGTACCGTTAAACCCGGACGTCCTCGGATGGCTTCGGGCGGGAGGAACGGCTCCCGGCGGGTTCCCGTCGACCGTCACCACCTTTTCCCAGATCGCCGATGTAAATGTCGTGAACGTGCGGCAGCTGCTCGCCGACGCGATCACCTCCCTTTCCGCCCAGGGGTTCGATTTCTCCCCTTACGTGCGAGCATCGGACGGCACCTTCAACGCCGTGATCCTCGTCCACCCCGGAACCGGCCAGGAGGATTCCGGCCTGGTGGGGGTCGACCCGTACTCCCACACGACGCAGATCGCCCCGATCGCCACGGCGGCCGGAACCATCGTCGACTACACGATCGTCCCGGCGAAGCAGTACTTCACGGATCCCACGCCTGCGGATCCCCTGACGGGGATCGACCCGAACCCGGCGGACGACCCGCCGATCGGGGTGGGCGTGATCGTCCACGAGATGGGTCACCTCTTCGGGCTTCCGGACCTGTACCCGACCTCCACCGTGGGCCAGATCCTCATCGACAACGTGTTCTCGGGGGCCGGCGTCTTCGACCTGATGGCGTACGGGATGTGGGGGAACAACCTCCTGCAGGGCCCCGCGAACCCGGCGCATCTGTCCGCGTGGTCGAAGTCGCGCCTCGGGTGGCTGACGCCGACCGAAGTCCTTCGCTCCTCTCCGCGCACCCTGCGGCCCGTGGAGATCTTCCCCGAGGCCGACCTGATCTATTCGAACACGCGATCCGGGGACCCGACGCAATATTTCCTGCTGGAGAACCGCCAGCAATCCAGTTCCCTCGGGAACTGGATCTTCGACGGGATCGGGATGCAGGGCGTCCTGATCTGGCAGATCGACAACGTGGTCGTCGACGCGCATATCGCGACGAACGACGTGAACGACAATTCGGCGTTCCGCGGCGTGTACGTGAAGGAGGCCGACGGCATCCCGCACATGGGGCTTCCGATCCCCGCGGGGAACCCGAACGACCAGGCGGCGTATTACGGCCAGCAGGCGGACCTCTTCCCGTTCCCTCCCGCGGGACTGGTGTTCGACAACACGAGCCCCTCCGTCTTGGTGAACTCCCGGCCGATCGTGGACAACACCTTCACGAACCACCCGTTCGACTTCGGGCAGCGGGTTTCGATCGTCTCCTTCAGCCGCGACGGGGCCAACCGGATGAGCTACGCGATCGGCATCTCGGGAGGCGGGACGAGCGTTCCGTCGTGGAAGACGATCAACGTAGCGAGCACGGCGCCGCCGAAATTTCCGGATGGGATGCGCAGCGACGACATCCTGTCGCTGGCGTTCGACGCGGGAAACAACGTCTGGATGGGGAGCAGGAGCCGGGGCATCTTCCGGTTCCTCGGGTCGAATTTCGATATCCTGAACACCCTCGACGGACTGCCCTCCGGGACGCCGCCGAACGAAGTGGCGTCGATCCAGGCGATGGCCTCCGAAATCCAGTCCGGCAGCATGTGGGTCGGGACGGACCGCGGCCTGTTCAAGATTCGGGACTCGGGGGCCGGGTTCCGGGTGCTTTCGTCGTACACGGAGAATCCCCCTCCGGCGGGGTTTCCGGTTCCGACCGGAAACCGGATCCTGCCGCCGGGGACGGGAAGCATCCGCGCGTTGGCGGTGCGCGGCGGTTTCACCTCCGGGACGAAGCCGATCGACCTCAAGTATGCCGCGACGCCCGTCGGGTTGATCCGCCTCGATGACCTGGATCTCGACTCGGAAGCGGTCGATCCCGTCTCCGTGATATTGCGGGGAAACATGACGGCGGTGGCGCTGGACGACAACGGCAATTCGACCGCCGCCGACGACATCCTCTGGGCCGGGGATGCCTCCGGGAACGTCTACCGGTCCCGCCTGCCGGGGGCGGACGGGGGATCGGCGACCGCCGATCCGAGGGCGGATTCCCAGTTCAAGCTCATGTTCACCCTCACCGGCGCGCAGGTCACCTCGTTCGCCGTCGACAAGAAGGGGCGCCTCTGGATCGGGACGGACCGGTCCGGGCTCCAGGTGCTCGACCTTGGGGAGACGCTGAACCCTGCCGCCCCGAACCTGCGGGACCCGCTGATGTTCGATCCGCTCGGAAACGGCACGGCCGAAGCGTACCTGAACGTCTCCCGGGGATTGGCTTCCAACCACGTGACCGGAATCGCCTTCCAGGCGACGTCGGACGCCGATGCGGTGGCGTGGGTCAGCCACCTGCAGGATTCCGTGGGAACCCCCGGGGGCGCCAGCCGGTTCGACGCGAACGCGTCGAACGACGACACGACCGTCATGGACGAGCGGGTGACGGTGTTCCGTCCGGACCCCGCGGTGCCGTTGCCGGAGAACCAGGTGAACGGGCCGGCCTCCACCTCCCTGTCGACGGTCGTCGCCGACACGGCGGGAAACGTCTGGTTCGGCACGACGGTTCCCGGGGCGGCGGGCGCTTCGCGCTTCGGGAACGCGGGGATCGTGTCGCTCGACAAGAGCAACTACGTGAACACGTCGGCCATTGCCACGGTCACCTTGCAGGACGACGGACTGAACATCGACAACACGGTTGCGGACATCGCGATCGTCCACGTTACGAGCACGTCGGACTCCGCGGGGATCTACCTCGTGCTGGAGGAAAACGGGCCGAACACGGGAATCTTCGAGGGGAGATTCGGGTTCACGGCCGGGTCTACGGACGGAACCGTGACTCCTCCGCTCCTCTCGATAGCCAACGGCGGCGGGATCACCGTGACGTACGTCGATTTCGACCCCGCTGGGGTCCGGAGGGCGACGGCGACGTGGAAGATGGTCTTCCCGTTCTCCGACAGCCTTTTCATCGAGGATTTCCGGTGTTTCATCGCCACGGCCGCGTACGATTCGCTGATGGCGCCCGAGGTCCGGACGTTGCGGGCTTTCCGTGACCGCTTTCTCCTCGCCGTGCCGTTCGGCGATGCGGTTGTCGGGCTCTACTACCGCCTGAGTCCCCCGCTGGCGAGGATGATCTCGGACCGCCCGGCGCTCCGGTTCCCGGCGCGGTGCCTGATCGCTCCCGTCGCCATGGTGGCATCGATCGCCGTCGGAACGGCGGCGGGGGAGAAGGCGGCGATCCTCCTTCTGTTCTTCGGTATCACGGCGGGGGGTCTCCTGCTCCGTCGGCGATCCGGCGGATCGATCCGGAAATAA
- a CDS encoding 6-bladed beta-propeller — protein sequence MGNRWCVAVALCLSLAVPGSLAASDVSFEFRDAFGGFGIGRESFDRPVDLVRDRDENIYVVDQGNNRIQVLDRRGRFLREWGGRGFSPGYFDTPNAIAMDRAGAALFVVDTGNHRVQKFDLKGKFLLSFGRLGSSDGNFNKPLDLVLDRNGNLYVADTGNNRIQKFDSSGKFLLSWGKYARRRGVEVNNPVSLAYAEEGFGQIYVLNSPECRVQKYDIEGNLLKEWPMHSKGEGALCGPSRIRIEPRKYTVYIADTENDRVILFDKEGEPLGALNEGKKGFRKPSGLFVDVSFGEDLLVADTGNQLIQTFRRTR from the coding sequence ATGGGGAACCGGTGGTGCGTTGCGGTCGCGTTGTGTCTTTCGTTGGCGGTGCCCGGCTCCTTGGCGGCTTCCGACGTGTCGTTCGAATTCCGGGACGCCTTCGGGGGCTTCGGCATCGGCAGGGAGAGCTTCGATCGTCCGGTCGACCTGGTGCGGGACCGTGACGAGAACATCTACGTGGTGGACCAGGGGAACAACCGCATCCAGGTCCTCGACCGAAGGGGACGGTTCCTGAGGGAGTGGGGCGGAAGGGGATTCTCCCCCGGCTACTTCGACACCCCGAACGCCATCGCGATGGACCGTGCCGGCGCGGCGCTGTTCGTCGTCGACACGGGGAACCACCGGGTGCAGAAATTCGACCTGAAGGGAAAGTTCCTCTTGTCGTTCGGCCGGCTCGGTTCGAGCGACGGCAATTTCAACAAGCCGCTGGATCTCGTGCTGGACCGCAACGGGAATCTCTACGTCGCCGACACCGGGAACAACCGGATCCAGAAGTTCGACTCCTCGGGGAAGTTCCTCCTGTCGTGGGGAAAATACGCCCGCAGGAGGGGGGTGGAGGTGAACAACCCGGTCTCCCTCGCCTACGCCGAGGAGGGCTTCGGCCAGATCTACGTGCTCAATTCCCCCGAATGCCGTGTCCAGAAGTACGACATCGAAGGGAACCTCTTGAAGGAATGGCCCATGCACTCGAAGGGGGAAGGGGCGCTGTGCGGTCCCTCCCGGATTCGGATTGAACCCCGTAAATATACGGTGTATATTGCGGACACGGAAAACGACCGGGTCATCCTCTTCGACAAGGAGGGAGAACCGCTCGGGGCGTTGAACGAAGGGAAGAAAGGATTCCGCAAGCCTTCCGGCCTGTTCGTGGACGTATCGTTCGGCGAGGATCTTCTGGTGGCCGACACGGGGAACCAACTCATTCAGACATTCAGGAGGACAAGGTGA
- a CDS encoding TlpA disulfide reductase family protein: MRFLSRPMALALTVVVPLLVSSGAFAQEKNMTPLSGGVPMIEGIKPLEVGASAPDFTIKDTASASVHFAEEVSKKPTFLVFWSIFCEPCRAEMPILQKLYDKYKDAGISVLAIALDGEPMKNSIVGFVKQEGYTFRVLIDELDEKEMFKVADPYGVGGTPTVYLVDRAGKVALAKVGRFKEEDLEKAIQSVLKK, encoded by the coding sequence ATGCGATTCCTTTCCAGGCCGATGGCCCTCGCGTTGACGGTCGTCGTGCCGCTTCTGGTCTCCTCCGGTGCGTTCGCGCAGGAAAAGAACATGACCCCTCTGTCCGGCGGGGTCCCGATGATCGAGGGGATCAAACCGCTCGAGGTCGGCGCATCCGCCCCGGATTTCACGATCAAGGACACGGCGAGCGCATCCGTCCATTTCGCCGAGGAAGTGTCCAAAAAGCCGACATTCCTCGTTTTCTGGTCGATCTTCTGCGAGCCGTGCCGGGCCGAGATGCCGATCCTCCAGAAGTTGTACGACAAGTACAAGGATGCGGGGATCTCGGTCCTGGCGATCGCACTCGACGGCGAACCGATGAAGAACAGCATCGTCGGGTTCGTCAAGCAGGAAGGGTACACGTTCCGGGTCCTCATCGATGAACTGGACGAAAAGGAGATGTTCAAGGTGGCCGATCCGTACGGCGTCGGCGGCACTCCGACCGTCTACCTCGTCGACCGCGCGGGAAAGGTCGCCCTTGCGAAGGTCGGCCGGTTCAAGGAAGAGGATCTCGAGAAGGCCATCCAGTCCGTCTTGAAGAAGTGA